A genomic window from Sorex araneus isolate mSorAra2 chromosome 2, mSorAra2.pri, whole genome shotgun sequence includes:
- the TMEM50B gene encoding transmembrane protein 50B: protein MAGFLDNFRWPECECIDWSERRNAVASVVAGILFFTGWWIMIDAAVVYPKPEQLNHAFHTCGVFSTLAFFMINAVSNAQVRGDSYESGCLGRTGARVWLFIGFMLMFGSLIASMWILFGAYVTQNTDVYPGLAVFFQNALIFFSTLIYKFGRTEELWS from the exons ATGGCAGGCTTCCTGGATAACTTCCGCTGGCCAGAGTGTGAGTGTATCGACTGGAGCGAGAGAAGGAATGCTGTGGCCTCTGTGGTAGCTGGAATATTG TTTTTCACAGGCTGGTGGATAATGATTGACGCTGCTGTGGTGTACCCTAAGCCTGAACAGCTGAACCACGCCTTTCACACGTGTGGTGTGTTTTCCACGCTGGCTTTTTTCAT GATCAATGCTGTATCCAATGCCCAGGTGAGAGGAGATAGCTATGAGAGCGGCTGTTTGGGAAGAACAG GTGCTCGAGTGTGGCTCTTCATCGGTTTCATGTTGATGTTCGGGTCACTAATTGCCTCCATGTGGATTCTCTTTGGTGCATATGTTACCCAAA ATACCGATGTTTATCCAGGACTAGCTGTGTTCTTTCAAAATGCGCTGATTTTTTTTAG